The following are encoded together in the Bacillus cereus group sp. RP43 genome:
- a CDS encoding alpha/beta hydrolase: MFKFTKPIIASAIVISLAACGTTPENPDKSSQKQNVTQGTKSFDEKDLKMKSAAYLEQFQKNDFDQLYKNVTQEMTSKLPKEEFASKWKALISQLGPALDTESEVFNSKDKNGKVSITTVHRKNNLQTTFVYTKDGKVADVQTEMQPLIVKPEKGEKWEESSIKVGYNEKKLNGLLTLPKGIEKPPVAILLQGSGPNNMDSIIGTGLNRPFADIAHGLAEKGIASIRYDKRSYAYPNDVFDVETEYLKDAKEAVGLVKEDKRVDSNKIYLIGHSQGGLMGPKIAQDNPEIKGFVSMAGTLRRLEDVVLTQTTMRVEQDTKLSGERKKEEMENTKEAVQKIKKLNTSDKTEVILGYPASYWSSLNKVNGASIAKNLNIPMFIIQGTTDFHVLEKVDYKLWQETLEGKDNVSFKVYPGLSHLFMPGGSADKFDGSIYNKPAHVDSQVIKDVSGWINAQH; encoded by the coding sequence ATGTTTAAATTTACTAAACCTATTATAGCAAGTGCGATAGTGATTTCACTTGCAGCTTGTGGTACAACGCCTGAAAATCCGGATAAGAGTTCACAAAAACAAAATGTTACGCAAGGTACAAAAAGTTTTGATGAGAAAGATTTAAAAATGAAAAGTGCAGCCTACTTGGAGCAATTTCAGAAAAATGATTTCGATCAACTTTATAAAAATGTAACTCAGGAAATGACAAGTAAATTACCTAAGGAAGAGTTTGCTTCTAAATGGAAAGCTTTAATATCTCAATTAGGGCCTGCTCTAGATACAGAATCGGAAGTATTTAATTCGAAAGATAAAAATGGAAAAGTGTCTATTACCACAGTACATCGTAAAAATAATTTGCAAACCACTTTTGTTTATACAAAGGATGGCAAGGTAGCAGACGTTCAAACTGAAATGCAGCCACTTATAGTGAAACCAGAGAAAGGTGAAAAATGGGAAGAATCTTCGATTAAAGTTGGGTACAATGAAAAAAAATTGAATGGGTTGTTAACTCTCCCGAAAGGAATAGAAAAACCACCGGTTGCAATTTTGCTTCAGGGGTCTGGTCCCAATAATATGGACTCTATCATTGGTACGGGTCTTAATCGTCCTTTCGCAGATATTGCACACGGTCTTGCAGAAAAGGGAATTGCTTCTATCCGTTATGACAAACGTTCTTATGCCTATCCAAATGATGTTTTCGATGTGGAAACAGAATATTTGAAAGATGCTAAAGAGGCAGTTGGACTTGTTAAAGAAGATAAAAGAGTAGATAGTAATAAGATCTATCTAATTGGGCATAGCCAGGGTGGTTTAATGGGGCCAAAGATTGCACAGGATAATCCAGAAATAAAAGGGTTTGTCTCAATGGCTGGTACCCTACGTCGTTTAGAGGATGTAGTGTTGACACAGACTACAATGCGAGTAGAACAAGATACAAAACTATCGGGCGAGCGTAAAAAAGAGGAAATGGAAAATACGAAAGAGGCAGTACAAAAAATAAAAAAACTCAATACCTCTGACAAAACAGAAGTTATACTTGGTTATCCAGCTAGTTACTGGAGTAGTTTGAATAAAGTTAATGGAGCGAGTATCGCTAAAAACCTTAATATTCCAATGTTCATTATACAAGGTACAACTGATTTTCATGTCTTAGAAAAAGTAGATTATAAACTGTGGCAGGAAACACTTGAGGGTAAAGACAATGTTAGTTTCAAGGTGTATCCAGGACTGAGTCATTTGTTTA
- a CDS encoding permease, with protein MNALAVAKLNFKKVKLSYVIFIAAIVLQIISYVINDLLGTTNKGQFYLSFSFYAYIIILMSAVLIPAKNFRKIMNLNVKKLDYMRGILINYIGFALVISLFTALCYLCLDKLLPVGNNGFVANPFGVFGWDKNGVSIAFIRQFVFMLMVALIVHTLTTIQGSWYGWLTDIIIVAVICIFTPIASLRKVLGLIFDTLIFTPNAVIQIISCLGVSAIVYVLCALVVSRKKI; from the coding sequence ATGAATGCACTTGCTGTAGCAAAGCTAAATTTTAAGAAAGTAAAATTATCGTACGTTATTTTTATCGCAGCGATTGTCTTACAAATAATTAGTTACGTAATCAATGATTTATTAGGAACAACAAATAAAGGACAATTTTATTTAAGTTTTAGTTTTTACGCTTATATCATAATTTTAATGAGTGCGGTGCTCATTCCTGCTAAGAATTTCCGGAAAATTATGAATCTTAATGTAAAAAAGCTGGATTATATGAGAGGGATCCTTATAAATTATATTGGTTTTGCCCTTGTTATTTCGCTATTTACAGCGCTTTGCTATCTTTGTTTAGATAAACTATTACCTGTAGGTAATAATGGATTTGTAGCCAATCCATTTGGTGTTTTTGGTTGGGATAAAAATGGAGTTAGTATTGCCTTCATTCGTCAATTTGTATTTATGCTGATGGTTGCTTTGATTGTTCATACATTAACTACAATCCAGGGATCTTGGTACGGTTGGCTTACGGATATTATCATTGTAGCTGTTATTTGTATATTTACACCTATTGCTTCTCTTCGAAAAGTATTAGGTTTGATATTTGACACCCTAATTTTTACTCCAAACGCAGTTATTCAAATTATAAGTTGTCTTGGGGTATCTGCTATTGTCTATGTTTTATGTGCCTTGGTCGTAAGTCGTAAGAAGATTTAA
- a CDS encoding ABC transporter ATP-binding protein, whose translation MINLFNVTKDYGKNEGLRNFSVTLDSPGIYCLLGKNGAGKTTFLKLIAGHHNASAGEVRVEGNLVNMMRMPEQVYFIPSDAEHFNMRIRDLFKTAKELHSQFDLNFAIEIAEKFKLDLNKKYEQTSFGMKVMVNTILGMASNKAVIILDEPVLGFDAITRNSFYDLLQVCNEQKPKIIIVSTHLIDEISKVAEKLLIIDKGELKLYADTTDIDEMAYSVTGPVDIVEQVTKGLNIIGKKNVGGFVSQYIFDKPIEDTDTVMISPLGLQDFFISLVEEE comes from the coding sequence ATGATTAATTTATTCAATGTAACTAAAGATTATGGAAAAAATGAAGGGTTGCGGAATTTCTCCGTAACCTTGGATTCACCTGGTATTTACTGTTTGCTAGGTAAAAATGGGGCAGGAAAAACTACCTTTCTCAAATTAATTGCGGGTCACCATAATGCTAGTGCTGGTGAAGTCAGAGTTGAGGGGAACCTCGTAAATATGATGCGTATGCCAGAGCAAGTATATTTTATTCCTAGTGATGCAGAACATTTCAATATGCGTATCAGGGACTTATTCAAGACTGCAAAAGAATTGCACAGTCAATTTGATCTCAATTTCGCAATTGAAATTGCGGAAAAATTCAAACTGGATTTAAACAAAAAGTATGAACAAACATCATTTGGAATGAAGGTTATGGTCAACACAATCCTTGGAATGGCTAGTAACAAGGCTGTAATTATTCTAGATGAACCAGTTTTAGGGTTTGATGCTATTACACGTAATAGTTTTTACGATTTATTACAAGTATGCAACGAACAGAAACCCAAAATTATTATTGTGTCCACACACTTAATTGATGAAATTTCTAAAGTTGCAGAAAAGCTTCTTATCATTGATAAAGGAGAACTGAAATTATATGCAGATACCACTGATATTGATGAGATGGCTTATTCTGTAACAGGTCCAGTTGATATCGTCGAACAGGTAACGAAAGGTCTAAATATTATTGGTAAAAAGAACGTGGGTGGATTTGTATCACAATACATTTTTGACAAACCAATTGAGGATACAGATACAGTAATGATATCACCTTTGGGCTTACAAGATTTCTTCATCAGTCTTGTTGAAGAAGAATAA
- a CDS encoding GntR family transcriptional regulator translates to MRTEKPVFAQVAEMIENDILSGTYNPDDLIISTTQISKLLSVNPTTSVKAVKILADKGVLYKKRGIGMAVTNEAKKIILDERKKELLDTIRQSMKIGISREEIIKLVMEENDD, encoded by the coding sequence ATGAGAACTGAGAAACCCGTATTTGCTCAGGTTGCAGAGATGATTGAAAATGATATTTTATCTGGTACATATAACCCGGATGACTTAATTATTTCAACCACTCAGATTTCTAAGCTTCTCTCAGTAAACCCAACTACATCGGTAAAGGCTGTTAAGATTCTCGCAGATAAAGGGGTGCTCTATAAAAAACGAGGAATTGGAATGGCAGTAACCAATGAGGCAAAGAAAATCATATTGGACGAGCGAAAAAAAGAGCTGTTAGATACGATACGACAATCGATGAAAATTGGTATATCACGAGAGGAAATAATTAAATTAGTAATGGAGGAAAACGATGATTAA
- a CDS encoding WXG100 family type VII secretion target — protein MEIKVKPEQLEQIAKNISEMQTHSQNIQQNLNQSMFSIQMQWQGATSQHFYGEYMRSMRLMESYIRNLQVTEKELRRIAQKFRQADEEYQKKQNEKLKETHKKEKNHEKSWWEKGVEGAAEFIGVNDAIRAVTGKDPITGKELSSKERLIAAGWTLLNFVPVGKVASLAGKGIKYVASSFGKTIVKAGKGVTMVAGKAGKAAVDGIKTASHKVTEGVNFVASTAKGFADKIGSLWNKGATTVKTTFLQGNEKIQHAVKTLLEYKWIPGEGKGFAMAGVGRVSGGGQYSLKEAYQYMESKVVKGTVGANNFKFGDNAKNHLKNVENISTKKGVSGGHNMDEFYNALKNQGVDVEDLIISKKSHSSIEGIYEIEYKIPRKDMAGNIAEPVSYKNIKEPKTIYDPAMISDDKIYQWGKEAMQKGTINGRLVEGTASNGLKCDLNHNFAVPARLWFFLFAANLCFQDLKNILNVAFKKSRFL, from the coding sequence TTGGAGATTAAGGTCAAACCTGAACAACTCGAACAAATTGCCAAAAACATATCAGAGATGCAAACACACAGCCAGAACATACAACAAAATCTCAATCAATCTATGTTTAGTATTCAAATGCAATGGCAAGGAGCGACGAGTCAGCATTTTTACGGGGAATATATGAGATCAATGAGACTCATGGAATCTTACATACGTAACTTACAAGTTACAGAAAAAGAATTACGGCGTATCGCTCAAAAGTTTCGTCAAGCAGATGAAGAATATCAAAAGAAACAAAATGAAAAATTGAAAGAAACCCATAAAAAAGAAAAGAACCATGAAAAATCATGGTGGGAAAAGGGAGTAGAAGGAGCAGCTGAATTCATTGGAGTAAATGATGCAATTCGTGCAGTTACCGGTAAAGACCCTATTACAGGAAAAGAATTATCATCAAAAGAAAGACTCATCGCCGCAGGATGGACACTCCTAAACTTTGTTCCTGTTGGAAAAGTGGCAAGTCTTGCTGGAAAAGGAATAAAGTATGTCGCTTCTAGCTTTGGGAAGACGATTGTAAAAGCAGGAAAAGGCGTAACAATGGTAGCCGGAAAAGCTGGAAAAGCAGCTGTCGATGGCATAAAAACAGCCAGCCACAAAGTAACAGAAGGTGTAAACTTTGTAGCCTCGACAGCAAAAGGGTTTGCCGACAAAATCGGAAGCCTATGGAACAAAGGTGCCACAACCGTAAAAACAACTTTCTTACAGGGGAATGAAAAGATCCAGCACGCAGTAAAAACATTGCTGGAGTACAAATGGATCCCAGGTGAGGGAAAAGGCTTCGCCATGGCTGGAGTAGGAAGGGTCTCAGGAGGAGGACAGTATTCTCTGAAAGAGGCTTATCAGTATATGGAGAGTAAAGTTGTTAAGGGTACGGTTGGAGCTAATAACTTTAAATTTGGAGATAATGCTAAAAATCATTTAAAAAATGTTGAGAATATAAGCACTAAGAAAGGGGTTAGTGGTGGACATAACATGGATGAATTTTACAATGCTTTGAAAAATCAGGGTGTTGATGTAGAAGACTTAATTATATCTAAAAAATCACATTCTTCAATTGAAGGGATTTATGAGATAGAATACAAAATACCTAGAAAAGATATGGCTGGAAATATTGCAGAACCTGTTTCGTATAAAAATATTAAGGAGCCTAAAACAATATACGATCCAGCAATGATTAGTGATGATAAGATATATCAGTGGGGAAAAGAAGCAATGCAAAAGGGAACAATAAATGGTAGGCTTGTTGAAGGTACTGCTTCAAATGGATTGAAGTGTGATTTGAACCATAACTTTGCCGTTCCGGCAAGGTTATGGTTCTTTTTGTTTGCGGCAAACTTATGCTTCCAGGATCTGAAGAATATTCTTAATGTCGCTTTTAAAAAGTCACGATTTTTATAA
- a CDS encoding SseB family protein produces the protein MSLLEICPLDEALVEALQNEEKRVHFYEMLQKSNLYVVASVEGDTTVDEEGDLISTDNTQLQIHYFEMEEGLMLPLYSDLKHLEMVIPEECPYVSMNAVELLKTIDLEANVILNPGTKFQKLFVKEEIEAICDNSIFDVFSKENK, from the coding sequence ATGAGTTTACTAGAAATTTGCCCATTAGATGAGGCGTTAGTGGAAGCTTTACAGAATGAAGAAAAAAGAGTTCATTTTTATGAGATGTTACAGAAATCAAATTTATACGTTGTTGCTTCCGTAGAGGGAGATACAACTGTAGATGAAGAAGGGGATTTAATTTCAACTGATAATACACAATTGCAAATTCATTATTTTGAAATGGAAGAAGGATTAATGTTACCACTGTATTCTGATTTAAAGCATTTAGAAATGGTTATTCCAGAAGAATGTCCATATGTCTCTATGAATGCAGTTGAATTATTGAAAACGATAGATTTAGAGGCAAATGTCATATTGAACCCAGGAACAAAATTTCAAAAATTATTTGTAAAGGAAGAAATTGAAGCGATTTGTGATAACAGTATTTTTGATGTTTTCTCTAAAGAGAATAAGTAA
- a CDS encoding DUF975 family protein → MISNLKREALSSLKGRWGLGVGSTFLNYLIPAASMYFIGIVVFLIFGLFIDVIGPENFIYYSYGEPQINFGVILSQIIIWAFIFILYIVVQSVMSYGYYTITLGLAKNESTTIGDLFAGFKSNNIFRAMKLGILQTIFISLWSLLFIVPGIIKFFSYSMAYYIMLEDPECTASEAIKKSKVMMKGHKLDLFITWLSFIGWFILGSLVGIFTLNLPYLWISPYYTTTVSHFYLNLVDRTNNTKEVPVINIQK, encoded by the coding sequence ATGATTAGCAATTTAAAAAGGGAAGCATTATCCTCATTGAAAGGCCGGTGGGGATTAGGGGTAGGTTCAACGTTTCTTAATTATCTCATTCCCGCAGCAAGTATGTATTTCATTGGTATAGTAGTATTTCTAATTTTTGGTTTGTTTATAGACGTTATAGGACCTGAGAACTTTATATATTATTCATATGGCGAACCTCAAATTAATTTTGGAGTTATTTTATCTCAAATTATTATATGGGCTTTTATTTTTATTCTTTATATTGTTGTACAAAGTGTTATGAGTTACGGCTATTATACAATCACATTAGGTTTAGCGAAAAATGAATCTACTACAATTGGTGATTTATTTGCTGGATTTAAGTCAAATAATATATTTAGAGCTATGAAACTAGGTATCTTACAAACAATATTTATTAGCTTATGGAGTCTTTTGTTCATTGTTCCAGGTATTATTAAATTTTTCTCTTATTCTATGGCTTACTACATTATGTTAGAAGATCCAGAATGTACAGCAAGCGAAGCAATTAAAAAAAGTAAAGTGATGATGAAAGGACATAAGTTAGATTTATTTATCACTTGGTTAAGTTTCATTGGTTGGTTTATTTTAGGTTCATTGGTGGGAATATTTACACTAAATCTTCCATACCTTTGGATTTCTCCATATTATACTACTACAGTATCGCATTTCTACTTAAATCTAGTGGATAGAACTAATAATACAAAAGAAGTACCAGTTATCAATATTCAAAAATAA